In a single window of the Panthera leo isolate Ple1 chromosome A1, P.leo_Ple1_pat1.1, whole genome shotgun sequence genome:
- the LOC122202180 gene encoding uncharacterized protein LOC122202180 isoform X3 encodes MEATPSPIMRSRLGPRTQRPPPPGSSPGEPGLHGRTQLPCELEMQPAHLLFVSPGANPESLLPGSPSWEGAGVCGRGRRTDAGQPEARAKASHAARAAGRSALEPRVPFAGSKDDLRG; translated from the exons ATGGAGGCAACTCCTTCACCCATCATGAG GAGTCGGCTTGGCCCCAGGACGCAGCGGCCGCCTCCTCCGGGGAGCTCTCCGGGAGAGCCTGGTCTCCACGGAAGGACACAGTTGCCGTGTGAACTCGAAATGCAACCGGCTCACCTTCTCTTTGtcag CCCCGGAGCCAATCCCGAGAGCCTGCTCCCCGGGAGCCCCAGCTGGGAGGGCGCAGGGGTGTGTGGCCGAGGGCGGAGGACAGATGCAGGGCAGCCCGAGGCGAGGGCGAAGGCCAGCCACGCGGCGCGTGCAGCAGGAAGGAGCGCTCTCGAGCCCAGAGTGCCGTTTGCCGGTTCCAAGGACGACCTCCGCGGCTGA
- the LOC122202180 gene encoding uncharacterized protein LOC122202180 isoform X2 has product MGLPEENGRAVWPEGDSGGPDAVARLGVGLAPGRSGRLLRGALRESLVSTEGHSCRVNSKCNRLTFSLSGVCACGRSAVPCGFRGKSAIYCIKDFISGSPGANPESLLPGSPSWEGAGVCGRGRRTDAGQPEARAKASHAARAAGRSALEPRVPFAGSKDDLRG; this is encoded by the exons ATGGGCCTGCCAGAGGAAAACGGACGCGCCGTGTGGCCCGAAGGGGACAGCGGAGGCCCGGACGCGGTCGCTCGCTTGG GAGTCGGCTTGGCCCCAGGACGCAGCGGCCGCCTCCTCCGGGGAGCTCTCCGGGAGAGCCTGGTCTCCACGGAAGGACACAGTTGCCGTGTGAACTCGAAATGCAACCGGCTCACCTTCTCTTTGtcaggtgtgtgtgcgtgtgggagaAGCGCGGTGCCCTGTGGATTCAGAGGTAAGAGTGCCATCTACTGCATTAAAGACTTCATTTCCGGCAGCCCCGGAGCCAATCCCGAGAGCCTGCTCCCCGGGAGCCCCAGCTGGGAGGGCGCAGGGGTGTGTGGCCGAGGGCGGAGGACAGATGCAGGGCAGCCCGAGGCGAGGGCGAAGGCCAGCCACGCGGCGCGTGCAGCAGGAAGGAGCGCTCTCGAGCCCAGAGTGCCGTTTGCCGGTTCCAAGGACGACCTCCGCGGCTGA
- the LOC122202180 gene encoding uncharacterized protein LOC122202180 isoform X1 has product MGLPEENGRAVWPEGDSGGPDAVARLGVGLAPGRSGRLLRGALRESLVSTEGHSCRVNSKCNRLTFSLSAPEPIPRACSPGAPAGRAQGCVAEGGGQMQGSPRRGRRPATRRVQQEGALSSPECRLPVPRTTSAADLRRCTDPESPRVPWERPVCSGAWGALLWARVSRAGRAWRDARGSEGRGTSSQQSGHGSGRVVLAWDRAGPHPRRGLRLRPGRVCGCGAGGAGQPPSLTVAVSLCHR; this is encoded by the exons ATGGGCCTGCCAGAGGAAAACGGACGCGCCGTGTGGCCCGAAGGGGACAGCGGAGGCCCGGACGCGGTCGCTCGCTTGG GAGTCGGCTTGGCCCCAGGACGCAGCGGCCGCCTCCTCCGGGGAGCTCTCCGGGAGAGCCTGGTCTCCACGGAAGGACACAGTTGCCGTGTGAACTCGAAATGCAACCGGCTCACCTTCTCTTTGtcag CCCCGGAGCCAATCCCGAGAGCCTGCTCCCCGGGAGCCCCAGCTGGGAGGGCGCAGGGGTGTGTGGCCGAGGGCGGAGGACAGATGCAGGGCAGCCCGAGGCGAGGGCGAAGGCCAGCCACGCGGCGCGTGCAGCAGGAAGGAGCGCTCTCGAGCCCAGAGTGCCGTTTGCCGGTTCCAAGGACGACCTCCGCGGCTGATCTGAGAAGATGTACAGACCCAGAGTCGCCGAGGGTCCCCTGGGAGAGGCCTGTGTGCAGCGGGGCGTGGGGAGCGCTTTTATGGGCTCGTGTGTCCAGGGCGGGACGGGCGTGGAGGGACGCACGCGGTTCAGAAGGGAGGGGGACGTCTTCGCAGCAATCGGGCCACGGGTCCGGCCGGGTGGTGCTCGCCTGGGACCGGGCAGGACCACACCCACGACGGGGGCTCCGGCTCCGCCCAGGGCGAGTGTGCGGCtgtggggcgggcggggcggggcaacCACCTTCCCTCACTGTCGCCGTGAGCTTGTGTCACCGGTGA